From a single Sorghum bicolor cultivar BTx623 chromosome 5, Sorghum_bicolor_NCBIv3, whole genome shotgun sequence genomic region:
- the LOC8069303 gene encoding leucine-rich repeat extensin-like protein 5 has translation MARPAALLLFLLVLSAFQAGELPRCSAAAAAAAGKPAVLVHDDVSPVQDTNPIATVPSNNPTPTIITVPSTNPTITIPSLNPLPTPITAPSTNTPSPSSTMPPPVPVIYPLPTPSTSFPPTVPVTNPAVTTPSTSPPSTPTPVNNPPVSNPTPTTPAPTVTTPAASGRQVWCVVKPAGSSEAALQNALDYACGIGGTDCSAIQPSGSCYYPNTIQAHASYAFNTYYQRNPVPSSCDFGGTAMLVTANPSSGSCVFASSSPSSSSTAGYDPASTTNPLSSSPGSDSGAPVLNASGAGSSESSDFGFDIPGAVNLGSGWRSASPPNWPWAALVWILVALCVHKEGMT, from the exons ATGGCCAGGCCGGCGGCGCTGCTCCTCTTCCTCCTAGTCCTCTCCGCCTTTCAGGCCGGGGAGCTTCCACGCTgctctgccgccgccgctgctgctgcag GTAAACCAGCCGTCCTCGTGCATGATGATGTGAGTCCGGTTCAGGACACCAACCCCATCGCGACAGTCCCCTCCAATAACCCGACGCCCACCATTATCACAGTGCCTTCCACGAATCCCACCATCACCATCCCTTCCTTGAACCCTCTGCCCACGCCCATCACAGCCCCCTCAACAAACaccccttctccttcttccacCATGCCGCCGCCAGTTCCAGTCATATATCCGCTGCCAACGCCGTCAACCTCCTTCCCACCAACCGTGCCGGTCACCAATCCTGCTGTCACCACGCCTTCCACGTCCCCTCCGTCGACACCAACACCAGTCAACAACCCACCGGTGTCGAACCCGACACCGACGACTCCTGCTCCTACAGTCACAACTCCAGCTGCGTCTGGCCGGCAGGTCTGGTGTGTGGTCAAGCCTGCTGGCTCAAGTGAAGCTGCGCTCCAGAACGCGTTGGACTATGCATGTGGCATTGGAGGAACAGATTGTTCGGCGATTCAGCCATCCGGGAGCTGCTACTATCCGAATACCATCCAAGCCCATGCATCCTATGCTTTCAACACTTATTACCAGAGGAACCCTGTGCCTTCCAGTTGCGACTTTGGGGGGACAGCAATGCTCGTCACTGCTAATCCAA GTTCAGGGAGCTGTGTGtttgcatcatcatcaccatcatccag CTCTACTGCTGGATATGACCCTGCGTCCACGACTAATCCATTGTCATCGTCGCCTGGTTCCGACTCAGGAGCACCGGTGCTTAATGCCAGTGGGGCAGGTTCTTCTGAATCATCAGATTTTGGTTTCGACATCCCAGGAGCTGTCAATTTGGGCAGCGGTTGGAGGTCAGCCTCGCCACCCAACTGGCCCTGGGCAGCTCTGGTCTGGATTCTAGTAGCATTGTGTGTGCACAAAGAAGGGATGACCTGA
- the LOC8085652 gene encoding ubiquitin-like protein 5 has translation MIEVVLNDRLGKKVRVKCNEDDTIGDLKKLVAAQTGTRPEKIRIQKWYNIYKDHITLKDYEIHDGMGLELYYN, from the coding sequence ATGATCGAGGTGGTGCTGAACGACCGCCTGGGGAAGAAGGTGCGGGTGAAGTGCAACGAGGACGACACCATCGGCGACCTCAAGAAGCTGGTGGCGGCGCAGACGGGGACGCGCCCCGAGAAGATCCGCATCCAGAAGTGGTACAACATCTACAAGGACCACATCACCCTCAAGGACTACGAGATCCACGACGGGATGGGGCTCGAGCTCTACTACAACTAG
- the LOC8085653 gene encoding phospholipase A(1) DAD1, chloroplastic, whose protein sequence is MAAAAASISGSRTCYPSGGVPMASGGRRRTVIRSSFAPGSPASTPSTVRIGSKWTELQGARDWDGLLSPLDGALRGELVRYGEFVRAAYASFDFEGGAPSYGSCRFPSRSLLRRAGMPGTGYRVTRLLHAASSCTASLRWWLPSSSPPPCGSSYIGFVAVCDDEREIERLGRRDVVVAFRGTATCGEWVDNFKSGLTRLPTIPTTMTGGGEDDGEEAMVERGFWRLFTAPGEAHSSLQQQVRDEARRIAHEYGGSGMPPLSITVTGHSLGAALAVLTAHEIATTQQQQQRQEDGEPAAMMVTAVSFGGPRVGNAAFRRRMEESGGKVLRVVNSDDIVTKVPGFPVHEQGDGGDQPAKGMMKARLPRWLVAKMGWAYADVGRELRLSQAGSPPNVVASHDLDLYLKLVASCTD, encoded by the coding sequence atggcggcggcggcggcgtctatCTCCGGATCCCGCACCTGCTACCCTAGCGGCGGCGTCCCAATGGccagcggcggccggcggcgcacCGTCATCAGGAGCTCCTTCGCGCCCGGCTCGCCGGCGTCGACGCCATCGACGGTGCGGATCGGCAGCAAGTGGACGGAGCTCCAGGGCGCGCGGGACTGGGACGGCCTGCTGAGCCCGCTGGACGGCGCGCTCCGGGGCGAGCTGGTCCGGTACGGGGAGTTCGTGCGCGCGGCGTACGCCAGCTTCGACTTCGAGGGCGGCGCGCCGTCCTACGGCTCCTGccggttcccgagccgctcCCTGCTGCGCCGCGCGGGGATGCCGGGGACCGGGTACCGGGTCACGCGCCTCCTCCACGCCGCGTCGTCGTGCACCGCGTCGCTCCGGTGGTGGCTAccctcgtcgtcgccgccgccgtgcggGTCCAGCTACATCGGCTTCGTCGCGGTGTGCGACGACGAGCGCGAGATCGAACGGCTCGGCCGCCGCGACGTCGTCGTCGCGTTCCGCGGCACCGCCACGTGCGGCGAGTGGGTGGACAACTTCAAGTCCGGCCTCACACGGCTCCCGACGATCCCGACGACGATGACCGGCGGGGGGGAGGACGACGGCGAGGAGGCGATGGTGGAGCGCGGGTTCTGGAGGCTCTTCACGGCGCCAGGCGAGGCGCACAGCAGCCTGCAGCAGCAGGTGCGCGACGAGGCGCGGCGGATCGCCCACGAGTACGGCGGCAGCGGCATGCCGCCGCTGAGCATCACGGTGACGGGGCACAGCCTCGGCGCGGCGCTCGCGGTCCTCACCGCCCACGAGATCGCGAcgacgcagcagcagcagcagcgacaggAAGACGGCGAGCCGGCGGCGATGATGGTGACGGCCGTGTCGTTCGGCGGGCCGCGCGTGGGCAACGCGGCGTTCCGGCGGAGGATGGAGGAGAGCGGCGGCAAGGTGCTCCGCGTGGTGAACTCGGACGACATCGTGACCAAGGTGCCGGGGTTCCCAGTGCACGAGCAGGGCGACGGCGGCGACCAGCCGGCGAAGGGGATGATGAAGGCGAGGCTGCCGAGGTGGCTCGTCGCCAAGATGGGGTGGGCGTACGCCGACGTAGGGCGCGAGCTGCGGCTGAGCCAGGCCGGCTCGCCGCCCAACGTGGTGGCCTCGCATGACCTCGACTTGTACCTCAAGCTCGTCGCTTCCTGCACAGACTAG
- the LOC8069302 gene encoding protein TRAUCO yields MADDMPVSVYPPPPLSSTPATQPPLNLSAPPSPSPPSIPSASVTQIPSTQNTLASPDLDSSSSEDAPGQSVLLSRIFKSERIELSDDCLSAASNKGYRMVRATHGVTAGAWYFEIRIVHLGPTGHTRLGWATNWADIDTPVGYDAYGFGYRDVDGAKVTKAWRDKYADEGYGEGDVLGFYISMPNGEQYEPKQPNKGMPLHVQVPKKAQKIPDPVPGSEICYFKNGICQGIAFKDIPGGRYYPAASMYTEPGNPNCIIKFNFGPKFEFLPQDFGGLPIPQPMSLVPHQAYEVKNEEPTQNAITG; encoded by the exons ATGGCCGATGACATGCCGGTGTCCGTGTACCCTCCCCCGCCGTTGTCGTCAACACCTGCAACGCAGCCTCCGCTCAACCTCTCCGCACCACCGTCCCCCTCTCCACCATCCATCCCCTCAGCCTCCGTGACACAAATCCCAAGCACCCAAAACACCCTGGCGTCCCCAGATCTGGACTCCTCCTCTTCTGAGGATGCACCCGGCCAGTCTGTGCTCCTCTCTCGCATCTTCAAGTCCGAGCGGATCGAGCTCTCTGATGATTGCCTCTCTGCAGCTAGCAACAAGGGCTACCGCATGGTGCGTGCCACCCATGGCGTCACAGCGGGGGCCTGGTACTTCGAGATCAGGATCGTGCACCTCGGTCCCACTGGCCACACCCGCCTTGGATGGGCCACCAACTGGGCTGACATCGATACGCCCGTTGGCTATGATGCCTACGGGTTTGGCTATCGTGATGTCGATGGCGCCAAGGTGACTAAGGCTTGGAGGGACAAATATGCTGATGAAGGGTATGGGGAAGGAGATGTCTTGGGGTTCTACATTTCTATGCCTAATGGGGAGCAATATGAACCTAAGCAACCTAACAAGGGAATGCCCCTTCATGTGCAAGTCCCCAAGAAGGCGCAGAAGATTCCAGATCCTGTTCCCG GTAGTGAAATATGCTATTTTAAAAATGGGATATGCCAAGGCATTGCCTTCAAGGACATACCTGGAGGAAGGTACTACCCAGCCGCGTCGATGTATACGGAGCCTGGCAATCCAaactgcatcatcaaattcaattTTGGGCCAAAATTTGAGTTCTTGCCACAGGATTTTGGAGGCCTGCCAATTCCTCAGCCAATGAGCCTGGTGCCTCATCAGGCGTATGAAGTGAAGAATGAGGAGCCTACTCAAAATGCCATCACTGGTTAA
- the LOC8069301 gene encoding protein TRAUCO has product MADDAAAAAAFAPSPSPPSPVAQPPPDLSPPPPTSPPAATPASAAQTPSLPDTPASLDPDTPFSDATPTLADASDAFLASDDGITNPLGGAAGKHMTLAPPAAKKPPSKKKGGNSVWTRPASRKGKKKARQPGGHGPGGAAGAAGGSNPRPSAAAGEEFVLVPATRLAAERSDDAPGQPVLLSRVFKSERIELSEDRLTASSTKGFRMVRATRGVASGAWYFEVKIVHLGPTGHTRLGWATNKADLQTPVGFDAYGFGYRDVDGAKVTKAWRDKYADEGYGEGDVLGFYISLPDGERYEPKQPDLIQYKGMPFHVQVPKEEQKTPEPVPGSEICYFKNGVCQGSAFKDIPGGRYYPAASLYTMPNEPNCVVKFNFGPDFEFFPQDFGGLPVPQPMSEVPHQAHEVKNEGPVENGVAEKTS; this is encoded by the exons ATGGCTgacgacgcggcggcggcggcggcgttcgcGCCCTCTCCATCGCCACCGTCACCCGTAGCGCAACCTCCGCCGGACCTctccccgccgccgcccacTTCTCCACCAGCCGCCACGCCCGCTTCCGCGGCGCAGACCCCGAGCCTCCCGGACACCCCGGCGTCCCTGGATCCGGACACCCCGTTCTCCGACGCCACCCCGACCCTCGCCGACGCCTCCGACGCCTTCCTCGCCTCGGACGACGGCATCACCAACCCGTTGGGTGGCGCCGCCGGGAAGCACATGACGCTCGCGCCGCCCGCCGCCAAGAAGCCACCGTCCAAGAAGAAGGGCGGCAACAGCGTCTGGACCCGCCCGGCCTCCCGCAAGGGCAAGAAGAAGGCGCGGCAGCCGGGAGGCCACGGCCCCGGCGGCGCCGCGGGGGCCGCTGGCGGATCCAACCCCAgacccagcgccgccgccggcgaggagTTCGTCCTCGTCCCCGCCACCCGCCTCGCCGCCGAGCGCTCCGACGACGCGCCCGGCCAGCCCGTGCTCCTCTCCCGCGTCTTCAAGTCGGAGCGGATCGAGCTCTCCGAGGACCGCCTCACCGCGTCCAGCACCAAGGGCTTCCGGATGGTGCGCGCCACCCGCGGCGTCGCGTCGGGGGCCTGGTACTTCGAGGTCAAGATCGTGCACCTCGGCCCCACCGGCCACACCCGCCTTGGGTGGGCCACCAACAAGGCTGACCTCCAGACGCCCGTCGGCTTCGACGCCTATGGGTTTGGGTACCGTGACGTCGATGGCGCCAAGGTGACTAAGGCTTGGAGGGACAAGTATGCTGATGAGGGGTATGGGGAAGGAGATGTGCTGGGGTTCTACATTTCTCTCCCTGATGGGGAGCGGTATGAACCGAAGCAGCCTGACCTGATTCAGTACAAGGGAATGCCGTTTCATGTGCAAGTCCCCAAGGAGGAGCAGAAGACGCCGGAACCTGTCCCTG GAAGTGAGATATGCTACTTCAAAAATGGAGTATGCCAAGGTAGTGCCTTCAAGGACATTCCCGGAGGGAGGTACTACCCAGCCGCATCACTGTATACGATGCCTAACGAACCAAACTGTGTTGTCAAATTCAACTTTGGGCCAGACTTTGAGTTCTTCCCCCAAGATTTTGGAGGCCTGCCAGTTCCTCAACCAATGAGCGAGGTGCCTCATCAGGCACATGAAGTGAAGAACGAGGGGCCTGTGGAGAATGGCGTTGCTGAAAAAACTAGCTAG